One Heliomicrobium gestii DNA window includes the following coding sequences:
- a CDS encoding ABC transporter ATP-binding protein: MEQSDPLLFVDIRHGGYSDKKEAIRDIRFSLQPGEMMGLIGANGAGKSTTIKAILGLLPELNGEIRLGGAEQRLAYVPEQPIYYEELTLWEHMELAAAAHGLGAQIFQERALSLLHRFRMEPVRDHLPESFSKGMQQKMMLILAFLLEPEVFIVDEPFVGLDPQATLDLLSQLAAARRRGAAVLLSTHVLDTAEKICDTFTLIDEGRVVAKGTLDHLREQSRLPGGSLFDCFHRLLENRP, translated from the coding sequence ATGGAACAATCCGATCCGTTGTTGTTCGTGGATATCCGCCATGGCGGTTACAGCGATAAAAAAGAGGCGATCCGAGACATCCGCTTTTCCCTCCAGCCTGGCGAAATGATGGGGCTGATCGGCGCCAACGGCGCCGGGAAGAGCACGACCATCAAAGCGATCCTGGGACTTTTGCCAGAGTTGAACGGCGAAATCCGCCTGGGCGGCGCGGAGCAGCGGCTGGCCTATGTGCCGGAACAGCCGATCTATTATGAAGAGCTCACATTATGGGAACATATGGAGTTGGCTGCGGCGGCTCACGGCCTTGGGGCGCAAATCTTCCAGGAGCGAGCCCTTTCGCTGCTTCATCGCTTTCGCATGGAACCTGTGCGCGACCACCTGCCGGAAAGCTTCTCGAAAGGCATGCAGCAGAAGATGATGTTGATCCTGGCTTTTCTGCTCGAACCGGAGGTGTTCATCGTCGACGAGCCCTTCGTCGGCCTCGATCCTCAGGCCACCCTGGATCTCTTGAGCCAGCTTGCGGCGGCGCGTCGCCGGGGCGCTGCCGTGCTCCTGTCCACCCATGTGCTCGACACGGCGGAGAAAATCTGTGACACCTTCACCCTCATCGACGAGGGGCGCGTCGTCGCCAAGGGAACACTGGATCACCTGCGGGAACAGAGCCGCCTCCCCGGCGGTTCCCTCTTTGACTGTTTTCACCGGCTTTTGGAGAACCGGCCATGA